A region of Mesorhizobium sp. AR02 DNA encodes the following proteins:
- a CDS encoding EncA/B family entericidin, with the protein MKLLRIAPIAILACALALSACANTVRGVGKDVKSTARAVKDTVAN; encoded by the coding sequence ATGAAACTGCTACGCATCGCACCGATTGCCATTCTTGCCTGTGCCTTGGCCCTTTCCGCTTGCGCGAACACCGTCCGCGGCGTCGGCAAGGACGTCAAATCGACGGCCAGGGCAGTCAAGGACACTGTCGCCAACTGA